From Streptomyces sp. 6-11-2, one genomic window encodes:
- a CDS encoding cellulose-binding protein, with protein MSDTSPYGFELVRRGYDRAQVDERISKLVSDRDSALARITALEKRIEELHLETQNAQAQVGDAEPSYAGLGARVEKILRLAEEEAKDLREEARRAAEQHRELAESAAQQVRNDAESFASDRKAKAEDEGVRIVEKAKGEASQLRADAQKDAQSKREEADALFEETRAKAAQAAADFETNLAKRREQSERDLASRQAKAEKRLAEIEHRAEQLRLEAEKLRTDAERRARQTVETAQRQAEDIVADANAKADRIRSESERELAALTNRRDSINAQLTNVREMLATLTGAAVAAAGAPTEDEPISRGVPAQQSR; from the coding sequence ATGAGCGACACTTCCCCCTACGGCTTCGAGCTTGTGCGGCGTGGGTACGACCGCGCTCAGGTGGACGAACGTATCTCCAAGCTCGTCTCCGACCGTGACAGTGCTCTCGCCCGCATCACCGCCCTGGAGAAGCGCATCGAGGAGCTCCACCTCGAGACGCAGAACGCGCAGGCCCAGGTCGGCGACGCCGAGCCGTCCTACGCGGGCCTCGGCGCGCGGGTCGAGAAGATCCTCCGCCTCGCCGAGGAGGAGGCCAAGGACCTGCGTGAGGAGGCCCGGCGCGCGGCCGAACAGCACCGCGAACTCGCGGAGTCGGCGGCCCAGCAGGTCCGCAACGACGCCGAGTCCTTCGCCTCGGACCGCAAGGCCAAGGCCGAGGACGAGGGCGTCCGGATCGTCGAGAAGGCCAAGGGCGAGGCCTCCCAGCTGCGCGCCGACGCGCAGAAGGACGCGCAGTCCAAGCGGGAGGAGGCGGACGCCCTCTTCGAGGAGACCCGCGCCAAGGCCGCGCAGGCCGCCGCCGACTTCGAGACGAACCTCGCCAAGCGGCGCGAGCAGTCCGAGCGCGACCTGGCCTCCCGTCAGGCCAAGGCCGAGAAGCGGCTGGCGGAGATCGAGCACCGCGCCGAGCAGCTGCGCCTGGAGGCGGAGAAGCTGCGCACCGACGCCGAGCGCCGCGCCCGCCAGACGGTGGAGACGGCCCAGCGCCAGGCCGAGGACATCGTGGCCGACGCCAACGCCAAGGCGGACCGTATCCGTTCGGAATCCGAGCGCGAGCTCGCTGCGCTCACCAACCGCCGCGACTCCATCAACGCCCAGCTGACGAACGTGCGCGAGATGCTGGCGACCCTCACCGGTGCCGCGGTGGCCGCCGCGGGCGCGCCGACCGAGGACGAGCCGATCTCCCGCGGCGTTCCGGCCCAGCAGTCCCGCTGA
- a CDS encoding ABC transporter ATP-binding protein, with translation MIELEGLTKRYGEKLAVDGLSFTVRPGTVTGFLGPNGAGKSTTMRMILGLDRPTSGYVRIDGRHYHELRDPLTYIGALLDAKAMHGGRSAYHHLLCLAQSNGIPTHRVNEVLDTVGLTPVARKKAKGFSLGMSQRLGIAGALLGDPRILMFDEPVNGLDPEGIHWIRGLMKSLAAQGRTVFVSSHLMSEMALTADHLVVIGQGRLLADTSMADFIERNSRSHVRVRTPQHERLLDVLHGAGITAVPGEGGVLQVEGGKAERIGELAAQHQIVLHELSSQQSSLEEAFMRLTAGTVEYHAHTGQAVPEGAPAQPWGADSEKEG, from the coding sequence ATGATCGAACTGGAGGGGTTGACCAAGCGGTACGGAGAGAAGCTGGCGGTCGACGGCCTCAGCTTCACCGTCCGGCCGGGCACCGTCACCGGGTTCCTCGGGCCCAACGGGGCCGGGAAGTCCACGACGATGCGGATGATCCTCGGCCTCGACCGGCCCACCTCCGGGTACGTCCGCATCGACGGCCGGCACTACCACGAGCTCAGGGACCCGCTGACGTACATCGGCGCGCTGCTGGACGCCAAGGCCATGCACGGCGGGCGCAGCGCCTACCACCACCTGCTGTGCCTCGCCCAGAGCAACGGGATCCCCACCCACCGGGTGAACGAGGTCCTGGACACCGTCGGTCTGACCCCGGTGGCGCGGAAGAAGGCGAAGGGCTTCTCGCTCGGCATGAGCCAGCGGCTCGGCATCGCCGGCGCGCTGCTCGGCGACCCGCGGATCCTGATGTTCGACGAGCCGGTCAACGGTCTCGACCCCGAGGGCATCCACTGGATCCGCGGCCTGATGAAGTCCCTCGCCGCCCAGGGCCGTACGGTGTTCGTCTCCTCGCACCTGATGAGCGAGATGGCGCTGACCGCCGACCACCTCGTCGTCATCGGCCAGGGCCGGCTGCTCGCCGACACCTCCATGGCCGACTTCATCGAGCGGAACTCCCGTTCCCACGTCCGGGTCCGGACCCCGCAGCACGAACGTCTGCTCGACGTGCTGCACGGGGCCGGGATCACGGCCGTGCCGGGCGAGGGCGGGGTGCTTCAGGTCGAGGGCGGCAAGGCCGAGCGCATCGGTGAGCTGGCCGCACAGCACCAGATCGTGCTGCACGAGCTGAGCAGTCAGCAGTCGTCGCTGGAGGAGGCGTTCATGCGGCTGACGGCCGGGACGGTGGAGTACCACGCGCACACCGGCCAGGCCGTGCCGGAAGGGGCGCCCGCCCAGCCGTGGGGCGCCGACAGCGAGAAGGAGGGCTGA
- a CDS encoding ABC transporter permease: MAATQVIRSEWTKIRSVASTVWTLSLTAVVTIALGMLISALSKHSFDSMDERDRFSFDPTYVSFAGMGLGQLAMIVFAVLVVSNEYSTGMIRTSLAAVPQRGAFLASKVAVATGLALVVGMVTSFASFFLGQAMLGSLGTSLGEPGVLRAVVGGGLYMALIAMFSMGVTVMLRSPMLSLGILMPFFFLISNILANVSATKKIGRFLPDQAGGRIMQVVPRVGDDTPYGPWGGLGIMLLWVIAALAGGYVLLRKRDA; this comes from the coding sequence ATGGCGGCGACTCAGGTCATCAGGTCCGAGTGGACCAAGATCCGGTCGGTGGCGTCCACGGTGTGGACGCTGTCCCTGACGGCGGTCGTCACGATCGCCCTCGGCATGCTGATCTCGGCCCTGTCGAAGCACTCGTTCGACAGCATGGACGAACGGGACCGGTTCTCCTTCGACCCGACCTACGTCAGCTTCGCCGGCATGGGGCTCGGGCAGCTGGCGATGATCGTGTTCGCGGTGCTGGTGGTGTCCAACGAGTACAGCACCGGCATGATCCGCACCTCGCTGGCCGCCGTCCCGCAGCGCGGCGCCTTCCTGGCGAGCAAGGTGGCGGTGGCGACCGGGCTGGCCCTCGTGGTGGGCATGGTCACCAGCTTCGCCTCGTTCTTCCTCGGGCAGGCGATGCTCGGATCGCTCGGCACCTCCCTCGGCGAGCCGGGCGTGCTGCGCGCGGTCGTCGGCGGCGGCCTCTACATGGCCCTCATCGCGATGTTCTCGATGGGCGTCACCGTGATGCTGCGCTCGCCGATGCTGTCGCTGGGCATCCTGATGCCGTTCTTCTTCCTGATCTCCAACATCCTCGCCAACGTCTCGGCGACGAAGAAGATCGGCCGCTTCCTGCCCGACCAGGCCGGCGGCCGCATCATGCAGGTGGTTCCGCGAGTCGGCGACGACACCCCCTACGGCCCCTGGGGCGGCCTCGGGATCATGCTGCTGTGGGTGATCGCGGCGCTCGCCGGAGGGTACGTACTGCTGCGGAAGCGGGACGCCTGA
- a CDS encoding ABC transporter ATP-binding protein codes for MIEAVGLTKRYGDKTAVHNLSFQVRPGAVTGFLGPNGSGKSTTMRMILGLDNPSAGSVTIGGHPYRTLPNAPRQVGALLDAKAVHGGRSARNHLLSLAQLSGIPARRVDEVLGVVGLQDVARRRSKGFSLGMGQRLGIAAALLGDPQVLLFDEPVNGLDPEGILWVRNLMKSLAAEGRTVFVSSHLMSEMALTADHLIVIGRGQLLADMSVTDFISANSADFARVRTPDTEPQQREKLTSALTEAGGHVLPEQDGALRVTGLPLPRISDLAHEADVRLWELSPHQASLEEAYMRMTQGAVDYRSTIDQKAGLMQPLPPGVEPSVPVPGQGQPGWYAPPPPQPGGQPFAGPQGVPGAQPNPYAAPGAGHPGPYGAPNARVPNPYAQSAPQAPQVPAQSAGAPHGGAAPAAAPAADSTKPEDAR; via the coding sequence ATGATCGAGGCAGTCGGCCTGACCAAGCGCTATGGCGACAAGACCGCCGTGCACAACCTCTCCTTCCAGGTACGTCCAGGTGCCGTCACCGGCTTCCTCGGTCCGAACGGCTCGGGCAAGTCGACGACGATGCGGATGATCCTGGGGCTGGACAACCCCAGCGCGGGATCGGTGACGATCGGCGGCCATCCGTACCGCACGCTGCCGAACGCGCCCCGCCAGGTCGGCGCCCTGCTGGACGCGAAGGCGGTGCACGGCGGCCGGTCCGCGCGCAACCACCTGCTGTCCCTGGCGCAGCTGTCCGGCATCCCGGCCCGCCGCGTCGACGAGGTGCTCGGGGTCGTCGGCCTCCAGGACGTGGCGAGGAGGCGCTCCAAGGGCTTCTCCCTCGGCATGGGCCAGCGGCTGGGCATCGCCGCCGCGCTGCTGGGCGACCCGCAGGTGCTGCTGTTCGACGAGCCGGTGAACGGTCTCGACCCCGAGGGCATCCTCTGGGTGCGCAATCTGATGAAGTCGCTCGCGGCGGAGGGACGGACCGTGTTCGTCTCCAGTCATCTGATGAGCGAGATGGCGCTGACCGCCGACCATCTGATCGTCATCGGGCGCGGGCAGCTGCTCGCCGACATGAGTGTGACGGACTTCATCTCCGCGAACTCCGCGGACTTCGCGCGGGTCCGCACGCCCGACACCGAGCCGCAGCAGCGGGAGAAGCTGACGTCCGCGCTGACCGAGGCGGGCGGGCACGTGCTGCCCGAGCAGGACGGCGCGCTGCGCGTGACCGGGCTGCCGCTGCCGCGCATCAGTGACCTCGCGCACGAGGCGGACGTACGCCTGTGGGAGCTGTCGCCGCACCAGGCCTCGCTGGAGGAGGCGTACATGCGGATGACCCAGGGGGCCGTCGACTACCGCTCCACCATCGACCAGAAGGCCGGGCTGATGCAGCCCCTGCCGCCCGGCGTCGAGCCGTCCGTGCCGGTTCCCGGCCAGGGCCAGCCCGGCTGGTACGCGCCGCCACCGCCCCAGCCGGGCGGACAGCCGTTCGCGGGCCCGCAGGGCGTCCCCGGCGCGCAGCCGAACCCGTACGCCGCTCCGGGCGCGGGCCACCCCGGCCCCTACGGCGCCCCGAACGCGCGCGTCCCCAACCCGTACGCGCAGAGCGCGCCGCAGGCCCCTCAGGTGCCCGCCCAGTCCGCCGGCGCGCCGCACGGAGGGGCCGCACCGGCCGCCGCGCCCGCCGCCGACTCCACCAAGCCCGAGGACGCCCGATGA
- a CDS encoding ABC transporter permease subunit gives MSTPQTPVPQAAPPAWEAAAGSPQPGYTSPIPVVRTHLGHALASEWTKIKSVRSTMWTLGVFVLLVVGIGLLIGLIIADSAGEMHGDENMLSLGFFGLLLGSICIITLGVLTTASEYGTGMIRTTMTACPSRGRVLTAKAVVFFLVAFAVTLVSTGVVGLAQTAMLDGTGARQPTGPEWFKATVGVSLYMALLGLFSLLIGSVLRHSAGAITIMIGVVLAPLVIALFMFTRSLERVRQFLFEYSIPNQLSVFYSNSLTDSGPTGWDPLWILLGATAAAFAGAWALLRSRDV, from the coding sequence ATGAGCACGCCGCAGACTCCTGTGCCGCAGGCCGCGCCGCCCGCCTGGGAGGCGGCGGCCGGTTCCCCCCAGCCCGGCTACACCTCGCCGATCCCCGTCGTCCGTACGCACCTCGGGCACGCCCTCGCCTCGGAGTGGACGAAGATCAAGTCGGTGCGCTCCACGATGTGGACGCTCGGGGTGTTCGTTCTGCTCGTGGTCGGGATCGGGCTGCTGATCGGCCTGATCATCGCCGACTCCGCAGGGGAGATGCACGGCGACGAGAACATGCTGTCGCTGGGCTTCTTCGGGCTGCTGCTCGGCAGCATCTGCATCATCACGCTCGGCGTGCTGACCACGGCCTCGGAGTACGGCACCGGCATGATCCGGACCACGATGACGGCGTGCCCGAGCCGTGGACGGGTGCTCACGGCCAAGGCGGTGGTGTTCTTCCTGGTCGCGTTCGCGGTGACCCTGGTCTCCACCGGCGTGGTCGGCCTCGCGCAGACGGCCATGCTCGACGGCACCGGCGCCCGGCAGCCCACCGGACCGGAGTGGTTCAAGGCCACCGTGGGCGTCAGCCTCTACATGGCCCTGCTCGGGCTGTTCTCGCTCCTCATCGGCTCGGTGCTGCGGCACTCGGCGGGCGCCATCACGATCATGATCGGTGTCGTGCTCGCCCCGCTGGTGATCGCCCTGTTCATGTTCACGCGCTCGCTGGAGAGGGTGCGCCAGTTCCTGTTCGAGTACTCGATCCCGAACCAGCTGAGCGTCTTCTACTCCAACTCCCTCACCGATTCCGGCCCGACCGGCTGGGACCCGCTGTGGATCCTGCTGGGCGCGACGGCCGCCGCGTTCGCCGGCGCCTGGGCCCTGCTGCGGAGCCGGGACGTCTGA
- a CDS encoding ATP/GTP-binding protein translates to MSPRRNRPKDGRGAASSGRSAEDDTAGRYGGWQSTESWHGEDFSVRHVAGSSTDGKTYRCPGCDQVIPSGVPHVVAWPQHAGVDDRRHWHKACWNAKDRRTTRVQRSRNAPRF, encoded by the coding sequence GTGTCCCCCCGCCGCAACCGACCCAAGGATGGGAGAGGCGCCGCCTCGTCCGGCCGGAGCGCCGAGGACGACACCGCGGGCCGCTACGGCGGCTGGCAGTCCACCGAGAGCTGGCATGGCGAGGATTTCAGCGTGCGCCATGTCGCGGGCTCCAGCACCGATGGCAAGACGTACCGCTGCCCCGGCTGCGACCAGGTGATCCCCTCCGGCGTCCCGCACGTGGTGGCCTGGCCACAGCACGCGGGCGTGGACGACCGCCGGCACTGGCACAAGGCGTGCTGGAACGCCAAGGACCGCCGCACCACGCGGGTGCAGCGGTCCCGTAACGCGCCACGGTTCTAG